Below is a genomic region from Microbacterium esteraromaticum.
CTCGATGCCACGAAGTGGTCGCCCGCCTCGGCGATGTTGAGGATCGCGAACGTCGAGGCCGCCTGGCCGCTGGAGAGCACGAGCGCTCCGGTGCCGCCCTCGAGAGCGGCGAGGCGCTGCTCGAGCACATCCTGGGTGGGGTTCTGGATGCGGGTGTAGATGTTGCCGAACTCTGCGAGCGCGAACAGGTTCGCGGCGTGGTCGGCGTTGTCGAACACGTACGACGTCGTCTGGTAGATCGGCGTCGCGCGCGCCTTGGTGACCGGGTCGGGCGCGGCGCCCGAGTGGATCTGCTTGGTCTCGAAGCGCCAGTTCTCGGCTGCGGTCATGACGTGCTCCCAGGTGTCGGGTGGTGGAGTCGTTCGGCTGGATGCCTGACAGTGACATTACGAAGCCGCGCCATGTCCGACAACCGGCGGGAAATGTTACGTAACACAGTCTCATGACCGTATCCGCCGCCGGTTGCGTTTACGGTGGAGCCATGGTGATCAGACGTGCCGTGGTGACCGGAGCGAGTTCGGGTATCGGAGAGGCGACGGTGCGCGTGCTGCGCACGCAGGGCTGGGAGGTCGTCGGCGTGGCGCGGCGCGAGAAGCGGCTGGCAGCGCTCGCCGCCGAGACGGGGGCATCGGCGATCGCGTGCGATCTCACCGATCCCGAAGCCGTCGACGCACTCGTCGCCGAGCTCGAGAGGACCGGACCGGTGCACGCGCTGGTCCAGGTTGCCGGAGGTGCGCGAGGCACCGACAGCGTCGAGCAGGGATCTATCGACGACTGGCAGTGGATGTACGACGCGAACGTGCTCGCGACCCAGCGCCTCGTGGCGGGGCTGCTTCCGCTGCTGCGGAAGGCGGCGGCAGCCGACGGTCATTCCGACACGGTGTTCGTCACCTCGACCGCCGCACAGAACCCGTACCCCGGTGGGGCCGGCTACAACGCGGCGAAGGCGGCGGAGGCGATGCTCGTCAAGGTGCTGCGGCAGGAGCTGCACGGCGAGCCGATCCGCGTGGTCGAGATCGCGCCGGGCATGGTGCACACCGAGGAGTTCGCGCTCAATCGCCTGGGCGGCGACTCGGTCGCGGCGGAGTCGGTGTACGCCGGCGTCGCCGAGCCGCTCGTCGCCGACGACGTGGCCGAGCTCATCGCGTACGCGCTGAACGCGCCACGGCGGGTGAACCTCGACCTGGTCACGATGCGACCTCTGGCGCAGGCCGCGCAGCACCTGCTGGCCAGAGGACCGCTGCACGTGCGCACGGACGACTGATGCGACGGACTCTCGCCGAGCTCGCCGACGCGGGTCTGATCGACGCCGGGTGGGCGGAGGCGCTGCAGCCGGTGCAGCCGGTGATCAGCGAGCTCGGAGACCGGCTGCGCGCCGAGCACGCCGCGGGGCGCGAGTACCTGCCTGCCGGGGCGAACGTGCTGCGCGCCTTCCAGCGCCCGCTCGCA
It encodes:
- a CDS encoding SDR family oxidoreductase; protein product: MVIRRAVVTGASSGIGEATVRVLRTQGWEVVGVARREKRLAALAAETGASAIACDLTDPEAVDALVAELERTGPVHALVQVAGGARGTDSVEQGSIDDWQWMYDANVLATQRLVAGLLPLLRKAAAADGHSDTVFVTSTAAQNPYPGGAGYNAAKAAEAMLVKVLRQELHGEPIRVVEIAPGMVHTEEFALNRLGGDSVAAESVYAGVAEPLVADDVAELIAYALNAPRRVNLDLVTMRPLAQAAQHLLARGPLHVRTDD